One Mytilus trossulus isolate FHL-02 chromosome 5, PNRI_Mtr1.1.1.hap1, whole genome shotgun sequence DNA segment encodes these proteins:
- the LOC134717570 gene encoding E3 ubiquitin-protein ligase TRIM71-like: MAQAASKTCDICVSASGSHYCLECEQYFCDNCKGFHKRQRGTKNHQFQSSFDVLPEVKSKCKDHDEDVSFVCNTCNVAVCSSCVTGSHLGHAFSKLLDSISQLKETNTTDLRSKVHEATQNMKQLERGLKAFDVKVEGIVKAIKEEGTKIKAMVDKCISEKIASVKDQSRKERDKLTKLLEETQMDLKAGRDLDKKKQELNKTRNDGKLLQSLQKLTDDIAKLTVKPKPEFPRIQYTAKSATDNDIKQLFGNYIIR; encoded by the coding sequence ATGGCACAGGCAGCATCTAAAACTTGTGATATATGTGTTAGTGCCTCTGGATCTCATTACTGTTTAGAGTGTGAACAGTACTTTTGTGACAATTGTAAAGGCTTTCATAAACGACAGAGAGGGACAAAGAACCACCAGTTTCAATCTTCCTTTGATGTTTTACCGGAAgttaaatcaaaatgtaaagacCACGACGAAGACGTAAGTTTTGTATGTAATACCTGTAACGTAGCGGTATGTAGCAGTTGTGTGACTGGCAGTCATTTAGGGCACGCCTTTTCCAAACTTCTCGACAGCATATCACAGCTGAAGGAGACGAATACAACAGACCTGCGTAGTAAGGTACATGAGGCAACCCAAAACATGAAGCAGCTAGAAAGAGGTCTGAAGGCATTTGATGTGAAGGTGGAAGGAATAGTCAAAGCTATTAAAGAAGAAGGTACAAAGATAAAGGCTATGGTTGATAAATGTATCTCAGAGAAGATTGCATCGGTCAAGGATCAATCACGGAAGGAAAGAGACAAATTAACAAAGCTATTGGAAGAAACTCAAATGGATTTGAAGGCAGGACGTGACTTAGACAAGAAGAAACAAGAACTAAACAAGACACGAAACGATGGAAAATTGTTGCAGTCATTACAGAAGCTTACAGACGACATCGCAAAGCTGACGGTAAAGCCTAAACCTGAATTTCCTAGGATACAGTATACTGCTAAGTCCGCAACAGATAACGACATTAAACAGCTGTTTGGTAACTACATAATCAGGTAA